Within the Burkholderia ubonensis genome, the region TGAAGCATCCGCAGGTGCTGATGGTGCTCGGCATCAGCGTGCTCGCGTCCGCGAGCCTGTTCAGCGTGTTCACGTACATCACGCCGATCCTCGAGGACGTCACCGGCTTCTCGCCGCGCCAGGTCACCTACGTGCTGCTGCTGTTCGGCCTCGGCCTGACGGTCGGCGGCACGCTCGGCGGCAAGCTCGCCGACTGGCGCCGGATGCCGTCGCTGATCGCGTCGCTCGCGCTGATCGCCGTCGTGCTCGCGCTGTTCGCCGGCACGATGCATGTGCCGCTCGCCGCGCTCGCGACGATCTTCGTGTGGGGGATGCTCGCGTTCGCGATCGTGCCGCCGCTGCAGATCCTGATCGTCGATCGCGCGAGCGACGCGCCGAATCTCGCGTCGACGCTCAACCAGGGCGCGTTCAATCTCGGCAACGCGACGGGCGCGTGGCTCGGCGGGACGGCGATCGGCGCCGGCATTCCGCTCGTCAGCCTGCCGTGGGTCGGCGTCGCGATGGCGGTCGCGGCGCTCGCGATCACGCTGTGGTCGGCCTCGCTCGAACGCCGCCCGGTCGCCACGCCGACCGAATACGTGTAACGCAAAGGCGGTTTCGCCGCGCGGGAACCGAACACCCCGCGCGCCTGACGGCCTTCATGGACCGTCGCGGGCCGCCGGTGTAGCATCTCGGCCGATGAAAGCCATTCTTGATCGAGATTTCCTGGCGCTCATTCTGAGCGTCGCGGTCGTCGGCCTGGGCACCGGCGCCACCCTTCCCCTCACCGCACTCGCGCTGACCGAAGCCGGGCACGGCACCAACGTCGTCGGCATGCTGACGGCCGCGCAGGCCGGCGGCGGCCTCGCGATCGTGCCGTTCGTCACCGCGCTCGCGCGCCGCTTCGGCGCACGCCGCGCGATCGTCGCGTCGGTGCTGCTGCTCGCCGCGGCGACCGCCGTGATGCAGTTCACGTCGAACCTCGTCGTCTGGGGCGTGCTGCGCGTGCTGTGCGGCGCGGCGCTGATGCTGCTGTTCACGATCGGCGAGGCATGGGTCAACCAGCTCGCCGACGATTCGACGCGCGGCCGCGTCGTCGCGATCTACGCGACCAACTTCACGCTGTTCCAGATGGCGGGCCCGGTGCTCGTCAGCCAGATTTCGGGCTTCACCGGCATCCGCTTCGCGCTGTGCGGCGCACTGTTCCTGCTCGCGCTGCCGTCGCTCGCGTCGATCCGCCGCGCGCCGCTCGCGGGCGACGACGCGCATCACGCTGGCCACGATCACTGGCGCAGCGTGCTGCCGCGCATGCCCGCGCTCGTCATCGGCACCGGTTTCTTCGCGCTGTTCGACACGCTCGCGCTGTCGCTGCTGCC harbors:
- a CDS encoding MFS transporter, whose protein sequence is MPLPLFALAVAAFGIGTTEFVIMGLLPDVARDLGVSIPAAGMLVSGYALGVTIGAPILAVVTAKMPRKRALMGLIGLFIAGNLFCAIAPGYTVLMAARVVTAFCHGAFFGIGSVVASNLVAPNRRAQAIALMFTGLTLANVLGVPLGTALGQAFGWRATFWAVTGIGIAAAAALAVCLPRNLAMPDTSITREFSVLKHPQVLMVLGISVLASASLFSVFTYITPILEDVTGFSPRQVTYVLLLFGLGLTVGGTLGGKLADWRRMPSLIASLALIAVVLALFAGTMHVPLAALATIFVWGMLAFAIVPPLQILIVDRASDAPNLASTLNQGAFNLGNATGAWLGGTAIGAGIPLVSLPWVGVAMAVAALAITLWSASLERRPVATPTEYV
- a CDS encoding MFS transporter, whose protein sequence is MKAILDRDFLALILSVAVVGLGTGATLPLTALALTEAGHGTNVVGMLTAAQAGGGLAIVPFVTALARRFGARRAIVASVLLLAAATAVMQFTSNLVVWGVLRVLCGAALMLLFTIGEAWVNQLADDSTRGRVVAIYATNFTLFQMAGPVLVSQISGFTGIRFALCGALFLLALPSLASIRRAPLAGDDAHHAGHDHWRSVLPRMPALVIGTGFFALFDTLALSLLPLYAMDRGVASGTAVLLASIMLFGDTAMQFPIGWLADKLGRERVHLGAGWIVLAGLPLLPLVIANPWLCWPLLFVLGAAAGSIYTLSLVACGERFRGAALVTASSLVSASWSAASFGGPLVAGALMEQLGSNALVGVLVASVLAFVVAALWERRALARVATSA